From the genome of Haloplanus natans DSM 17983:
GGAGATGCGAAGCGATTGCGGGTGTTTGGGCCTCCTTTCAGCCGTCTTGATCGCGGTTCAACTCCCGAAGGGTCCAGACAGCCGTCGTGCCGATCCGAACACCATCGAAATTGCGTATATCGAGGTTGACCGTGGCTGTCCGAAACGGATAGTGCTCAACGAGGACGCGATGGATGACGGTCCGGACGGCGTCTTCACCATATTGATCGACGACAGCTGCCATGGCTTCGTCGAAATGTGCGTTGTGGTGGTCCTCACGCGGTTTCCGTGCTCGATCAAGGACGAGTGTGATCACGTCGTCGACCGATGCATGGGCTGGATTCTCCGTCCGTTCCCGAACGTCGTAGAGCGCGTCGGTCTCGGTCATGGGTAGTACCTATCCACTGTCGACGTTTCACGCGTCGGACCCGTACACCTGCTCGGACGTCTCCTCTCGTGCTTCTTCGACGGCTCGTTCGAGGTCGTCTGCATCGACTTTCTCGCCGAGTGCTGTAAGCTCGGCGGCGATCTCACTAGCAGACTCGTGGCTCTGTTCAGCTTCAGCGAGCAGCTGCTCCAGCCGGAGCGCGGCGATCGCTGTATTGTCATTAAGCTCGCGGAGATGGGCGCGGCAGGCCTCTTTGATGAACTCGCTCTTGTTGGTGTAGATCCCCGTTTCATCGTGGAACCGCTCGATCTCGGTGTCGAGTTCGACTGGAAACTTGACGCTGACACTCGCGTATTTCATTATAGTACCATCGTACTACGAGTATTTGAATACTGGCTGCCCGTGCGGGGAGGTTTTCAGGACGATATGTAGTCGATCAACTGGCTGGTCACATCCTTGGTGCGATCGTCGACGAGAGAGGTCAGGTAGTGCTCGGCAAGTCCTCGAACGCAGTCACTGTACGTCCTCCATCTCGTCGGTCTGGAGGTCTTCGAGAGGTGCCTCACCGTATTGTTCGTCTGCCGTCTCGTAGTGTCGGTGGAGCTGGTAGGCAGATTGAAGCCGTTCCTCATCGTCCGTGATCGCCCAGTACGGGCGCTTGTGCCGCACGAGACCGCGTTCCTTCAATCGCGAGAGAATCGCACCAACGGCATCTGTATCCAGCCCGAGTTGTTCGGCGATCGTTGCCGCCTTCCACGCCCGGTCGTCATTCTTGTCGAGGAACAGCACGATTCGCTCGGTATCATTCCGCTCCTCGAATTCGTCGGCGTCAGCGTTCTCGAACTCGTCGATATCGATGGTACCGCTCGACATAACCTAGTGTTGGGGGTGTTGGAATATAGCCGTTTGGGGTGTTGGCTACCGTGGATGGGGTGGTTCCTTCTTGCGCTCAGATACATCCCTGGCGGGACGTGCTGCCGACTATGAGTCACTGATCACTCCAGTTTAACTTCACATTGCGTAACAGTAGCCCGAATTTCGTTTGGATCGAATTCCGGATTACTGCCTGTGGGCGGGGCTGTCTGCGCTGGATAGGGGACGATCCACTCGTCATTGCCTGACGGACGGACTGCTGTGACGAAGCATTCGAGATAGTCCCCTACTGTGAGTTGATGGGCGTCGAAGAAGGAGGGCGGGATCGGAAGTGTCCCGGCAACCTCCTCGACGAGGTCGACTGGTTCTTCGTGACGATGCTGTTCTGTCACTTCCTCCGGTGGAAAGTCCGCATACGGTTCGATTGCGGCGGAGCCGTAGGGCTCATACAGCTCCCATTCGACTTTTTCTCCGATCGCACAAGTGCGATCACCAGTGTCGTTGACTGTTTTGACGACGATCAACCGCACCCGGTTCGGTGGGACGGCTTCATCTCGTGGGACGATCGGCAGGTTGTAGTCGATTCCCAGTCGCTTCCAGAAGCAAATGTGCGGCGCATCTGGCGCCCCACGAATCCGTTCAAGGACATGGTAGCCCATATCCGTCGATTCGCAGGTCTCGGTGTTAGTCGATGGGGCTGGTGGGTTGTACGGTATCTGGGTATCCCTCTACGAGAGTCGGGGTTGAGAAAGGCATTTATTAACCAACAAGCGCGAATAATCGAGCATCTGTTGGTTAATATTCATCTCGTATCCTCTGACTTCCTTCAGTGGCCGTGGACGGGCTTCACCACACAGGAGCCTTCCCAGGAAGCACCGAAGCGTTTGTACACATTGCAAATGAAGTAAACGGTATGGGGACGATCTCGATACGCGTTCCCGACGAGCTGGAAGCCGAACTCGAGGCATATCTCGAGGAGGAAAAGCTCGAGCGGAGCACGGCCGTTCGGAAACTTCTCTCCAAGGGGCTCGAAGAGTGGCGTCGCGAACAGGCACTCGATCAGCTTGCGGCCGGATCCATCACATTCAGCAAGGCGGCTGAGCTGGCCGGGATGTCGGTCTGGGATTTCGCCCAGCTCGCCAAAGAACGTGATATCACCTGGGTAGCGGACGACCATCTCGACGCAGATCTTGAGGCGTTGTGAATGTGAATGTTGAAACTCGCTAGCGAGGGAACGCTCAGTGTCGACGATGCCCGAACCGTAATTGATGCGATTATCGACGAGGGCAGGTACTGCGCTCCCGATGTCTACGCGAAGATCATCCAGAAACTCGACTCGCTGGCAGACTGATCTGCCCCCGCTGCAGCACAGAGGGAACAATCCATAGCGAGAGTCCGTTCTTTTTTCGGTCTGTTCGCGTGCCATCACGAATGTAACACTAGTCTGACACCATCCACTCGACTATATGTGGACTTTCGCCTCGCTACCACTGCAACTGACCGAATCTGTGACCTCCTCCTCGTCGTAAACGGCGAGGCTTCCCACGGCACCGCACCGCTGGGTTGGGATATTTGCTGGTTTGTAGTCCGGTCGGCATGACGGGGGTACTGGCGGGGCCACACCGCCGTTACTCCTATCCCGGTAGGGGACTCGGAGTTATCTTGAACTGAGACACCACAGCGGTTCGAGATGGTGTCTCGAACGTTCTGGGCCTCAGAGTCCCGATATTGTGCATTTGGATGGGCGGTGTGGCCGCCTCGGTGTATATCATACTACGATACGATCTAATTTAAATATCCGTATTGCCGCTGAACGTGGTTTGTGTCGGCGCTGTCGGATTCACGCCCGTCGTAAACGACGGGATTCTCTCCTTGTAGAAAGATAGCACGTCGGTGACTTTCCCGAGTGTGTTAACCAACGTCACGAATTCATGACCTACATTTTGTTGGTTAATATCTGGAGCACCATCTTGGTAGATGAACGACTGGAGTAGTCGCTGGAGACCGACGACAAGAATGTCCTCTGGCAGCTTGCGAATAGGCGTCGTTGAACTCCCGTTCACGGCGCATCAGCTCTTCGACACCGTGCTCAAGAATACCCCGCCCCATTGCTGTCGGCCGATAGTACGTGTAGAAGCCCTGGCTATCAGCAGTCCGTCGCTGGCGCTTGTCGACGAGCCCGACGTCGACCAGTTCGTCGAGGTGGTAGTGGAAATTGTGGGATTCGACATCGACCGCGGCCTTGAGATCGGCAGCACTCAGTTCATCGTTAGCGACGAGCGTGCGGAGGATCCGAAACCGCGTCGGGTGGCCGATCGCCTGTTGCATCGCGAGGTACTCCTCGAGCGTCAGCCCGCTCTCTTCGGGAAGCGGCGGGTCCGGCTGACGAACCTCCTCTGTTGGCTGGCGATCGGTTTCGAACATCTGGAGGTGGCCCAATCCGGATATGGTATGGCCATATACTTAGTCATTCTCGACTACGCTCTTGTGAAGCAGATTATATGCGGAACAGGCGCAATACCACGGCCTTCAGGCCGTGGATACGCGCCGTCACTTAGTGACACGTTCCACCGACAATTGCAGAGCCGAGTTTCTAATCCATACGTTCAAGTGGCAAAAACCGCTATACCGTGGTACGGTCAGGTCGGAACGGAGCGGATTCCGAACGACCTTCGGAGGCGGCCAGCCCGCCATCCAATGAGACAATATCCGGAACGCCGACGTGGTGAACGCGAATCCCAGACAGGTTCGTCTTGTGCCCCGTCGGTCGAGCAAGCTTCAAGATACCTCCGAGTCCGGCGACGTGTCAGCGACTCCCTGCTGGCACAAACAACAGATGGGAGTCAACGACGCCGAGGATAGGAGTACCAGCCGCTTGGCACGGCTAGACAGCCACCGACCACGACGACTGGGTTAGACGCGGACTCCCGTGAAGTGGCGGCGTCTATGGTTGCAGACCTGAAACTCCCACCGCTCGGGATTCCTCCGCGTGAACGCGGAGGAGGATGTCAATGGTGAGGCCTCTCCGGACTGAGTGAACTCGGTCGATCGCTTCTTTCAACCTGTCTTGCTCCCGCTCTGGTGAGTCCGACCGTCGTGCAGAGCTACAACAAAATCGCCCGACAGCTCGCCACCAACAATGATTCTGTGAGAATCCTGCTACTAAGCCCCTGGGTGCGTGAATAGGTCACAGGGGTTGGCAGAGACCGCTTGTGTAGCAATGCTTCGAGCACGCAACCAATGACTGGTCCCACTGCCGTGAAAGAACGAAGAAAACTGTGCCATAGAGCACGCATAGGTGTCTCTTCGATTCACGCACGCACAACCCCAACGGAGGCGTTCCATGTACCTCGGGATTGATACCCACAAACACTACTCGCAAGTTGCCGTCGTGGACGACGACGGCAACTTGCAAGACGAGATTCGCCTGCAAAACGAGGACCTTGCTACTCTTGCTCAGGAGTACGCTGGTGGCGAAGCAGCCATCAAAGCATCGGGGACGTACCGCCCGATCTACGAGATGCTCGACGAGCATCTCGATGTCACACTGGTGAACCCAGCGAAAACACGGATCATCGCCGATGCAACAGTCAAGACGGATCGCGTCGATGCGAAGAGACTCGCGCACATGCTCCGGGCGGATATGCTCGCGGAAAGCTACGTTCCTCCGGACGAGATCCGCGAACTGCGGGATCTCGTCCGGACCCGTAAGTCGCTCATCGAAGAACGAACAGCGGAGAAAAACCGCGTGCGAGCCGTTCTTACACGGACAAACAACACCTACGACAGCGAGTTGTTCGGTCCAACCGGGCGAGAGTTCCTCGCGGAACTCTCGTTGAGTGAAGCTGACCGAACGATAGTTGAGGCCCATCTCTCCGTGATTGAAGAACTCACTGAGCAGATCGAAGAGATCGAGGACCTCATCGAGATGAAGGTCCTCGAATATAGCGAGACGCAACTGTTGCTGTCGATTCCTGGCGTTGGAAACTTCACGAGTGCGGTGATTGTCGCTGAACTCGGAGAGATCGATCGGTTTGACCGCCACGAAGAGGTCGTGAGCTACGCCGGATTAGATCCGACGGTTCACCAATCTGGTGAGACAGAAGTGCGCGGGAGTATCAGCAAAGAGGGCCCAGCGGTGTTGCGCTGGGCCCTCGTTCAGGCTGCGACAAACGCTGTTCGCTACGACGAGTATCTTGGGAACTTCTATACTCGACTCAAAGAGCGGAAAAATCACAAGATTGCGATTGTCGCAACAGCTCGGAAACTGCTCGTGTCAGTCTTCTATATGCTGACACGCAAGGAAACCTACAACCCACCGGAGGTGAGTGCCTGAGCGACCGGACCGGTCGCTCAGGCATCCGGGCACGCATCCCGGAGTAGCGACAGCTCTCTCGATGAAGATGTCCTCCGCCAGTGGAATTTCGACCAGCCGAGACAAGCGACGTAAAGCGATTATACGCTCTCTCAACCAACTGGACCGTGCCACCCGAAGTATTAATAATTCGTATCAGGTAATTTCGGACGCAGGATTCTCATAGGTGTTCTACGCAAGAACGTACGGGATATACCTGCATCGTGCCGCCAACGAGATCGTGGCTGAAGCCGTCGAACACGACTGTTCGCATATCGTGTTCGGGGACCTGACCGACATTCGTGAGACTATGCCAGAGGCATCGTGGCACCATCTGTGGACGTTCCGCCGCCTCTACGAGTACGTCGAAGACTAAGCCAGAGAACAAGGCGTCAAAGCCCGTGCAAGTGGGCCCACGGAACACGTCAAAACGGTGTTCGACCTGGGGTTTGCTCACGACGACACCGCCACGGCGAGGATTTCGAATGTCAGGATTGCGGCTACCAGAACCACGCCAAATACAATGCTTCCAAGAACCTCGGTGTTCAGTCTCTTCGGTGTCAGCAAAACGCAGACGACGGAGGCGCACCCGTAGACGTGCGCTTGAATCGCGGGACGCTGAACGTGAGTGAAGAGTTCGACCTTCCTGCCTCATTCGAGGCGTAGAACGGGAGTCCACGCGAAAGCCCTACCCTCAACGAGCGAGTGGGGCCATTGCCCCCGAGCGAAGTAGGGTAGAGTAGTTTACTCACCGGCTGCGTTCAGCGCACTGTTCAACTCGAAAAGCTCCTGAACGGCATCGCTCTTGGCGACTTGATACCGGCGGGGTGACGAGTTCGCTACTTCCTCGACGATCTCGGTTTCTACCAGAAGGTCGATGTACTTGCTCACTGTCTGCCGGGTAACGCCAGCATGATCCGCGAGCTCCGTCTTGGTGAACTCTCGGCCCGGGGGGAGCGTGAGAATGGCGTCGATGAGGATTGGGACACTCTCGTGCTGAAAGAGATACAAGACACCGCTCGGATTCTCCAGGCGGGCCTCCTTGGTGTCCTTCTCCGCTGCTGGGTGTTTCTGAGGTGATTCGCTCATACTGTTGGTTTACCGGTGATAACACATAACTGTTGTCCCGGGCGTTAATGCGCATTAACACACTCTTATCAAAGAGGCATAGAAAGAGGGGAATATGCGTAAGCCGTCGGTGAAATGTGCGCTCCTCGCAGCAATGATAGCCGAGCATCGGTGGGGCTCGCCTATCGTTGAAGAGAACCTCCTCTCTATTGCTGCTATCGAGACGAGTGACTACCCCACCGCCAGCGACGTCTTCGACGAGCTGCGGTCCAAGCCCTACATCACGAATCAAGGGAACCGAGGAATCGAACTCGACAACAGCGAGTTCGGTCACCTAGCCGATGTCCTCTACCACGAGTGCGACTGGGAACCGTTTGAGATCAAAAGCCGCCTGAAACACTACGAGGGCTGGGAAACCCACGACTGGGCGTGACCGTGTTCAGACTTACGTAGGCAGATCGTACCCCCTCGTTTGAGTTCCCGGTGGGGCGACTATAGCCCAACTGCGCGTGATCTACAATGCCGATCATAACAGTCAGTTTCACATTACGAAAAGGCGGCTGCAGCCCGTGGTCTGTTGCGGAGCTGTCGGCTTCCTCTCCGGCTCGAAACCGCTGACCCATTCCTCGACTTACTCGGTTGCTTGTCCCGGACGTGGCGCTTGTGCATACTTATCGATCTCGGGCGTGGTGTCCAGCCGCGTATACATATCCTGTAACGCCGCTTCAGCTCGCAAGAGGCCCGCCTCCGATAGCAACGCTCGTCCCTCCTCTGTCAGCCCGTAGAAGCGCCAGGGAAGATCTCGTTGTCGACGGTCGTCGGGAAGCATCCGTTCCTCGACGATACCGTCCTCGATCAAGATCTCGAGATGCTCGCGGATCGTACTCTGGCTCTTGCTTGGGTTCACGTAGCTGAGTTCCTTGAGCGAGGGTAACTGCTTCGGATGGGATAGGATATTCTGAATCAAAACGAAGCGGGTCTCCTGGGTGACGGTGTTGAGACGCTGGCGCTGAGTTTCAACGGTACTGTCTATCCCGGAGAGCGTCCGTGGCGTATCCGAGTTCGAGGGATCAGATGGCATAGTAGGCGTTCATAATCATAGGCCGACCGTCGATTCACCCCAAGCTATGGCCGCTTGAACATTAACTACTTTGGCGAGCACCAAATTGGTATAGACCGAGCCGAAGAGAGACGATCATTCCGTGACCGCTCCTTTGTACTCCCAGTCGAGACTATCCCCTTGTCGGCGGACGATGTACTTGTAGGGGCCATGGAGCTCGCCAGATTGGCACTTGCAGTTGTCTTTGCCACAGCTGACTTTCTTGATCACCACAGTCCCCCCGCTCGATTCTTCGACGGCTTCGATCGTCTCGCCTTCGCCGGCGTCGATATCTTCGGCAGCGACGTCCTGGCGGTACTCGAGGAGATCGTCGATCCAGTCCCGGAGGGTGCGTAAGTCTGCGTCGTCTTGCTTCGGGACGCCCTCAGCGAGATACTGCGGGAGCGAATCGGGAGCCGGTGGTCGAGGGGTCATTGTCTTACCAAACAACACGGATTACTAGAGAATAAATGTTTGGTAAGATTTGAGAGCAACCCTCCAGCATTTCCGGAGCAATCACTATCGAGAGTCGCTGAATCGGCTGATTGTCGAGAATTCAGTAGCTCGGGAGGTTTGGTATCCACCCTTCCGCCAGTTCCGGATCTTTACGTTTCCATGATACTAGAGACACCAGATTAGATTCATAAAATAGTGGGGTGATCCTCAGAAGAGTATAGCAAATCAGCATGTTCGACGAAAATTGCTGAAACGGTGGTGGGTGTGACCGCTCGAACCAACCACGATGATCGAAGGAGGAGTTCGGGACATAGAAACCAGACCGGGCCGCGATTGAGACTACCACGGGATGTGGTAGGAAGACAGAGACACACCACTCTTGCAAGTGAAGCCCAGAATTCGAGACAGGGGACAAAGTAGTACAGAGAAGCAGTTGCGGGGATACAAACGTCGGTACCAGCACAAAGAGAGCCTCTAGGACGTGAATTCTTACAACACCACCACCCAGATATGTCAGCGCTTTAGTTGAAATTGTGGACTGTTGCTCTAGTCACTACTACTAGTCTAGTGCTTCACTTGTAAGAGTGGTGTGTCTGTGTTCTTCACTTGAAACAGATGTAGGGGTGGTTTTATATAGGAGACGTGGGAAAGCGGTGACATGCGTCGATTCGAGCGGAAGCAGAACATCTTCCGCAACAAAGACGCCCTTGGAGAATCCTACCAACCCGACCAAATCGAGGAGCGAGATGAGGAGATCGAGGAGTATATGGACGCCCTCCAACCCGTCGTTGACGGTTGGGAACCGAACAACATTTTCCTCTACGGGAATACCGGCGTCGGGAAGACCGCCGTCACCGACTATCTTCTCGACAGACTCCAGGACGATGTCGCTGACTACGATGACGTTGACCTGTCGGTTATATCGGTGAATTGCAAGACACTGAATTCCTCTTATCAAGTCGCCGTAGAACTCGTGAACAAGCTTCGTCCTGCTGGCGGTGAAATCAGTTCTACTGGTTATCCCCAACAAACTGTCTTCAAGAAACTGTACGGGGAACTCGAGGCAATCGGTGGGACGATTCTGATCGTCTTGGACGAGGTCGACTCGATTGGTGATCGAGACGAATTGCTGTACGAACTTCCACGAGCTCGGGCGAACAACAACCTCGACTCGACGAAAGTCGGTGTAATCGGAATCAGTAACGACTTCAAATTCCGCGATCAGCTGGATCCTCGCGTTCAAGACACACTCTGTGAACGGGAACTGCAGTTCCCACCATATGATGCGCCTGAGCTGGAGAACATTCTCGAGTCCCGTGCCGAAATCGCAATCGCCGAGGGTGCCGTTGAGCAGGGTGTGTTGAACTTCTGTGCGGCTCTCGCTGCTCGCGACAGTGGAAGTGCCCGACAAGCGCTTGACCTCCTTCGATTAGCGGGCGAGATTGCGGAAAATCGCGAAGCGGACCTCATCGAGCGTGACCACGTTGAGGCAGCACGATCTCGTCTGGAACAGGAACGTGTGGAGGAAGGAATGCGAGAACTGACGACGCACGGGCGTCTCGCACTGTTAGCCGTTATCTCGAAAGCCGCCAAGGACGAGACGCCATCCCGAACGCGGGAGATCTACGAGGAATACACCGCACTCTGTGATTCCTCTGGGACCGACTCGCTCGCCCAACGATCCGTGCATAATCATCTGTCCGATCTTCGGATGCTCGGGATTCTGTCGGCCTACGAGAACCGGAGCGGTTCTCGTGGGAACTACTACAGCTATGAACTGGACGTTCCGTTCACAAGTGCGATTGAAGCGATGTCCGACGTTCTGCGGTTAGAAAGCGAAATAGAGACGATCCGAGAAATCGCGTCGATGAACAACGTCGCATAGACACACCACTCTTGCAAGTGAAGTCGCTGCTGTCGAGTGATTTTGCCTGTTCACTTGCAATAGTGGTGTGGTCAGTTCTGACTGTGTTCACTCGCAGCTGTGGTGTGCTTCACTTGTAACCGTGGTGTGTGTCTTTGGGATGATCAGTGCTGGTGATTTTGTTCCGTCAGAAGGTAATGTCACTTGATTCAGGCTCTTACCTAACATCGGTGGAATACCTATACATCTGTTTGGTAAGATACAAAGACATAGCGACAGAGGTGTTTATCCGCAACATCGTCGAAAAAAGGATGATCACGACATCAGCGCGTTACCGATCTGCCTGTAAATTGCCTCGGGGTCAAGCCCCGAGGCTTTCGCGTGGACTCCCGTTCTATGCCTCAACCGAAGCAGGGGGCACGTACTCCCCACTCACGTTCAACGTCCCGCGATTCAAGCGCACATCTACGGGTGCGCCTCCGTCGCCTGCGTTTTGCCGACGTCGGAGATACTGTAAACCGATGTTTTTCGCAGCGTTGTAGTCGGCGTGGTTCTCATACCCGCACTGCTGACACTTGAACGACTCCTCGTTCCGGTTATCGTCGTGGGTAAACCCACACGTCGAACACCGATTCGACGTGTTACGCGGGTCTACCTGTACAGCTTCGACGCTGTGTTCTTTGGCCTTGTATTCAACGTACTCGTAGAGGCGTCGAAACGCCCAGATGTGTTGCCACGTCGCTTCAGGAATGTTCTCTCGGATGTGGGTCGAATCCTCGAACACAATATGCGAGCAGCTGTTCTCAACGGCCTCTTCGATAAGTTCGTTCGCCACCGTGTGCAAGTATATTTCGAAGCGTCCGTACTCTTTCTGTCCAACGCTCTCGATGTTCTCGTGGGCATACCGAGAGTCACACTGCTGAAGCGACCCACGACGCTTCTCGTATTCTCTGCGCCAGTGGTTGAACTCGTCTGCCGACCAGAACCGCCCAGTCGAAGCGACGGCAAGGTTGTTGACGCCTAAATCCACACCAAGGACTGTTCTGTGCTTGGATTCGGATTTAGACGATTCCTCGTCTGCTTCGACTTTCCGCATCGAGGCGTGGAGGTACCAGTCACCATCGCGGTACTGCAAGTGCGCCATC
Proteins encoded in this window:
- a CDS encoding winged helix-turn-helix domain-containing protein, which encodes MPSDPSNSDTPRTLSGIDSTVETQRQRLNTVTQETRFVLIQNILSHPKQLPSLKELSYVNPSKSQSTIREHLEILIEDGIVEERMLPDDRRQRDLPWRFYGLTEEGRALLSEAGLLRAEAALQDMYTRLDTTPEIDKYAQAPRPGQATE
- a CDS encoding UPF0175 family protein, translating into MGTISIRVPDELEAELEAYLEEEKLERSTAVRKLLSKGLEEWRREQALDQLAAGSITFSKAAELAGMSVWDFAQLAKERDITWVADDHLDADLEAL
- a CDS encoding MarR family transcriptional regulator gives rise to the protein MSSGTIDIDEFENADADEFEERNDTERIVLFLDKNDDRAWKAATIAEQLGLDTDAVGAILSRLKERGLVRHKRPYWAITDDEERLQSAYQLHRHYETADEQYGEAPLEDLQTDEMEDVQ
- a CDS encoding orc1/cdc6 family replication initiation protein, whose amino-acid sequence is MRRFERKQNIFRNKDALGESYQPDQIEERDEEIEEYMDALQPVVDGWEPNNIFLYGNTGVGKTAVTDYLLDRLQDDVADYDDVDLSVISVNCKTLNSSYQVAVELVNKLRPAGGEISSTGYPQQTVFKKLYGELEAIGGTILIVLDEVDSIGDRDELLYELPRARANNNLDSTKVGVIGISNDFKFRDQLDPRVQDTLCERELQFPPYDAPELENILESRAEIAIAEGAVEQGVLNFCAALAARDSGSARQALDLLRLAGEIAENREADLIERDHVEAARSRLEQERVEEGMRELTTHGRLALLAVISKAAKDETPSRTREIYEEYTALCDSSGTDSLAQRSVHNHLSDLRMLGILSAYENRSGSRGNYYSYELDVPFTSAIEAMSDVLRLESEIETIREIASMNNVA
- a CDS encoding RNA-guided endonuclease InsQ/TnpB family protein; its protein translation is MEYRRTAVIKLDTPEGADASLRETVEQFKHCANTASEWCWHGDDGYHVTSKAKAEHALYDQLRDETDLTANLVQKGIRRAVEAVKSGVERLKRGENTSKPHFSADSAVYDKRSATFHRDHVSLSTVDGRIECDYILPDGSETPPTKYVSDEAFEFRMAHLQYRDGDWYLHASMRKVEADEESSKSESKHRTVLGVDLGVNNLAVASTGRFWSADEFNHWRREYEKRRGSLQQCDSRYAHENIESVGQKEYGRFEIYLHTVANELIEEAVENSCSHIVFEDSTHIRENIPEATWQHIWAFRRLYEYVEYKAKEHSVEAVQVDPRNTSNRCSTCGFTHDDNRNEESFKCQQCGYENHADYNAAKNIGLQYLRRRQNAGDGGAPVDVRLNRGTLNVSGEYVPPASVEA
- a CDS encoding DUF3368 domain-containing protein, which translates into the protein MLKLASEGTLSVDDARTVIDAIIDEGRYCAPDVYAKIIQKLDSLAD
- a CDS encoding IS110 family RNA-guided transposase, encoding MYLGIDTHKHYSQVAVVDDDGNLQDEIRLQNEDLATLAQEYAGGEAAIKASGTYRPIYEMLDEHLDVTLVNPAKTRIIADATVKTDRVDAKRLAHMLRADMLAESYVPPDEIRELRDLVRTRKSLIEERTAEKNRVRAVLTRTNNTYDSELFGPTGREFLAELSLSEADRTIVEAHLSVIEELTEQIEEIEDLIEMKVLEYSETQLLLSIPGVGNFTSAVIVAELGEIDRFDRHEEVVSYAGLDPTVHQSGETEVRGSISKEGPAVLRWALVQAATNAVRYDEYLGNFYTRLKERKNHKIAIVATARKLLVSVFYMLTRKETYNPPEVSA
- a CDS encoding DUF6788 family protein; protein product: MTPRPPAPDSLPQYLAEGVPKQDDADLRTLRDWIDDLLEYRQDVAAEDIDAGEGETIEAVEESSGGTVVIKKVSCGKDNCKCQSGELHGPYKYIVRRQGDSLDWEYKGAVTE
- a CDS encoding ribbon-helix-helix domain-containing protein is translated as MKYASVSVKFPVELDTEIERFHDETGIYTNKSEFIKEACRAHLRELNDNTAIAALRLEQLLAEAEQSHESASEIAAELTALGEKVDADDLERAVEEAREETSEQVYGSDA
- a CDS encoding MarR family transcriptional regulator, giving the protein MSESPQKHPAAEKDTKEARLENPSGVLYLFQHESVPILIDAILTLPPGREFTKTELADHAGVTRQTVSKYIDLLVETEIVEEVANSSPRRYQVAKSDAVQELFELNSALNAAGE